CCGAGATCGGCAGCGCGTCGAGCAAGACCAAGGGTCCGGTCGAGGTCGAAATGAAGGACACCTACGGCCAATTCGCGCGGCTGCACCTCAACAACAACGGCGTCGTGCGGGCCTGACCCCCCGCGCATGTCCGAAGCATCCGCGCTCGAACGCCTGCTCAAACGCGACCGCACGATCGCGCTGGCGGGTCTGGCTCTGTTGTGCGCGCTGGGTTGGCTCTACCTCTTGACGGGCGCAGGGCTCGGCATGAGCGCGTGGGAGATGACCACGCTCTCGCTGTTCCCGCACCTGGAAGCCGCCGACATGATTCCGGACATGCCTGGTATGGGCACAGGCGGCATGGACATGGGCGGCGCGCCGATGACGCCCGCGCCTTGGGCGTTCGCCACATGGGCGCTGATGATCGCGATGTGGTGGATCATGATGATCGCCATGATGGCGCCGAGCGCAGCGCCGACGATTCTGCTCTACGCGCGCGTGAATCGCCACGCCGTCGCGCAGGGTCGGGACAAGCTCGCGCCCACCGGCGCTTTCGCCGCAGGCTATCTGCTGGTCTGGCTGGGCTTCTCGGTCGCCGCCGCCGCGCTGCATTGGGGGCTCGAACGCGCCGGGCTCGTCTCGGCCATGCTGATGGGATCGCAGAGCCGCTGGCTATCGAGCGCCGTCCTGATTGCCGCCGGCCTCTACCAGCTCTCGCCGCTGAAGCACGCGTGCCTGTCGCATTGCCGTGCTCCGGCGTCGTTCCTTGCGTGCCACTGGCGTCCGCACGTTTCAGGCGCGCTCCGGCTCGGCGCGCTGCACGGGGGCTTTTGCGTGGGCTGCTGCTGGATGCTGATGGCGCTCTTGTTTGTCGGTGGGGTGATGAACCTCGGTTGGATCGCTGCGCTCGCCGTGCTGGTGCTGGTCGAGAAGGTGCTGCCGGCGGGCCGATGGGTCGGCCGAGCCGCGGGCGCCGCACTGATCTCTTGGGGGATCGCCACGCTCCTGGTCTGAGGCGCTGCCGCCGCGCATCGGGAAGGAAGTCGATGTTCTCAATCAAGTAGGCGATGCTCTCCCTGCGGCGCTCGATACCCGGACCGAGAGCATCCAGGCCGAGGGCCAGGCCACCCCAGGACTGCTACCCGTATGCATGAATCGCGAGAAGCATCTGCGGCTGACACGTCCGGCGGCTTTCGGCCAGAACCCACCTATCGGTACTAGGCCGAGCGAACTGCCTCATGGCACGCGATTCTCGCGCTGTCCAGCAACCGACCATCGAGATCTCCGCAATAGCGGACCACTCCCCAACCGTAAGCGGCCATTCAACATCAGTGAAAATGGCTGACCTGTTCTCTACTATTGCCAAGACTGACCCGAGTCGCACAAACCTTGGTCTGGGTTAAGAGGGAACCCCGAAAAATTCGTTTGTTGGTTTACACCAGAGGTCCCCACAACAGCTCATGCCTATCCCAAGCCGTCTAAGTTCTGTGGCAGTGTATACGAGAAAGGCAATCCGCCGAGGGCTTGCGGGCTTATGGCAATACGCTTACAAGATTCAGTATCGCCTTTCCGTTTGGAAGGTCAAGTACGGTGGGCGTGCATTTTTCGTTGTTTTGCTCCTTCTTCTCGCTTTGAGCCTCTATCTGTCGCCCACACTCCAAAATGCGCTGGCGCCCTACTACTCGTCCGAAGAATCGGTCAAGGCAATGAGCGGCTTGATTCTTAACCTGGGAAGCGCACTGATCGGCGCCGCCGCCATTGTTACGTCCCTGGTGCTGTTTGCCATGCAGGTGAACATCGAGCGTATGCCTCACGGGCTATTTCGCCGTCTGAGCGCGGACCCGAAGTTACTGGGCGCATTTGCATCGGCATTCCTCCTGGCAATCGGCGTCGCCACGCTGTCGACGTTCACTAGTCAAACCCGGCTGGCGATTGTGGTCCTTGCAGCTTCGTGGGCGATCGTATTCATACTCATTTTGTTCATGTACGCCTATCGGCGGGCCCTGCTCCTCATCAACCCCTTGCAGCAACTCGGCATACTCATTCACGACAGCCGTAAGGAATTGCGGACCTGGGCTCGACGTGCCTCGCGGGCGATGCCTCTTCTTGAGCGAGAAGACAGTGCGAGCGCAACGTCATCACCCACGGACTCCACGCACGATGTGGCCCGCACAGCCTTCTTGCAGATCAACAACCGTTGGACCGATGGCGCCAAGCGAGCCATCCGACATGCAATGTCATTTGCTCGGCGCTATGCCGAACAGGGAGATTATGAGGTTTCCGGGGCCGCTCTGAATGCCGTCG
The Pseudomonadota bacterium DNA segment above includes these coding regions:
- a CDS encoding DUF2182 domain-containing protein, which encodes MSEASALERLLKRDRTIALAGLALLCALGWLYLLTGAGLGMSAWEMTTLSLFPHLEAADMIPDMPGMGTGGMDMGGAPMTPAPWAFATWALMIAMWWIMMIAMMAPSAAPTILLYARVNRHAVAQGRDKLAPTGAFAAGYLLVWLGFSVAAAALHWGLERAGLVSAMLMGSQSRWLSSAVLIAAGLYQLSPLKHACLSHCRAPASFLACHWRPHVSGALRLGALHGGFCVGCCWMLMALLFVGGVMNLGWIAALAVLVLVEKVLPAGRWVGRAAGAALISWGIATLLV